tcttcttttttttttttttttttttttttcctacctatgctgatagccttgagaggctatttcagcttcaccctaacgtttgtaggtgagctcgcggggctcaaccggagagttgctaacactgaccctagcaagagcagtgcttcgcagaatctaccaccggatcggaaacgcgacccactgagaagatccggcgagaaactcagtgggctgtgtctatgggttagttcgctcgtcgagcccttcgtcgcaagcgacgggttcgacgaggacggtgaccggtgcttgtggtgcctaagagcaccgttaatggatcaggaggatccgtaatgacgtgctttgggcgacgtcgacggtttaccattcggtctactgggtcgggtatgtaatttccagcggctacgatgagagggttctcatgtcgtgccgccttctcaaaatggcgcagcgatgccgactgtagatacttactgacagagtcaagctccaggtcatcgtggagatccacgttcctcaggaaccatggcgctccgacggctatcctgcagaatcgggattgaataacctgaaggggcttcaagtgggtgcgggctgcgtgagcgaacactacgcttgcatacgtcataacggggcgtatgcaagttttgtagagagttaccttattacggagggacagtttgcttcgcttgcaaagcatagggtagagacgtcctaatatgaaggcggcacgatcgcgtaccgttttaatatggggacggaatgtcatccctctgtcgagggtgtcgcctaggtatttgacctgcgaggcccacggtatgggctggccaaagagagtgacggggctaacggcggaggtgtttgcgcgcctattagggagtgggatgctcgaagtggtattcggagggcgaccccttttgaagagcaccgctgtgcttttcgtggggttgatgtcgatgcgccacttccggaaccactgtcccatggtggctactgcgatctggagtcgccgatgaagcagcgacatcttcctacacgagtagtagatagccgtgtcatcggcgaagagcgctagatgggtctccggagaccggggtatatcattgatatacaaactaaataataacggggagagcgcggagccttgcgggactccggcagtcagttgacggggacgagaacgagttccctctactcgatatcgaaacgaacggttcgacaagaagtctcgtatgatgagcacgagtctgtctggcactcccatgttgtacagtttgtaaattaaaccgttgtgccagactttgtcgaacgccttcgcgatgtcgaagaagagggcgccggtcgggatttgtttacgcctatttagtcctatcaggatgtgctccgtgaggcggtgcacttgttgtacgcacgagtgtttagagcggaatccgaactgttcgtctatgagaattttgttcgcggtaacaaaatcccagaggcgtttcctaaggagccgttcgtaaatttttcctatcgttgggaggagactaatcggacggttcgacctcttccccctctaccttgcactaccatttccacacatctcctagtcacatgcatttcctctctacgcatcacacgtCCATACCATGCtaacctttgggtctgcggagggacttcggttccctctgtattttgtaccgaatgttccatggggagtgctctgaggaattgttcgagatgataccggcatctcgtttttaccatcgcaccgcccgccaccggagtagagttcatccatactacctggagccaatgcggtcatcgacagtgtgtttccagaggtcttttttgccacgcaccatccggctatagaatgagctcccctccacggtgtttcccgagcgctatgacatgtccttctttaaaagaggcttgtggagagtattaagcgataggcagcggcttggctctgcccctggcattgctgaagtccatgggcgacagtaaccactcaccatcaggtgggccgtatgctcgtctgcctacaagagcaataaaaaaaaaaaaaaaaaccgtccgctctttaatgaaaaaatactgttgggtacgcagcacgtcacccgtgtcgataaggcgagtgacgccaacccaggttggacgggtttatgaatcttataagatttcttgaaatcctataagacgccggatgcccgtctcgtggcgattattcgtgtcgatctgaagcagtcgatgtagggtcctgaggtgtacgatatcgtacaagctcactcgaaattaaaactcaaaactttactaattaacgtaaaccgagccgaccgatctgtcaatacaaccgaattcaataaccgacgatcttttcaatggtcttcaagtcttcaataaatatcttcgaggcgctgatgtctttactcgtgcgttttttttgtaatcttcattcggagggtcggcggccggcggttggcaggtagtcggtcgagggtcagtcggtaggtcggcaggtacctgacaacgtcgcagggtcgcttaactacctcggaatgttaccctacagagatctcgtgtaaaatacgtctctcgtcgagatcattttcactatgatcggctcggtttattcgttatatctatttatttaataaatgtatatactaatgccttatacttaactattctatgttgtaatccctatcgatacatataacttattctatgcttaatctatatgacgcgcccgtataaacaaaatacccggtcctgaacacagataaatgctgtttgttacatcgtttcgggacgcgggccgggcgcgtgttcatttaagttaatatgctaatcttaaaactatcgggaataataaagcaaaagtgtatactatttattacaaagcaacttacgttctattcttagtaaaatatatgtgcacattatctatatccttatctatctatatgcactctatataatttatctatttgttataactctatgtctatgtacgtatctatataaatctattataaattctattcaacttattctataattatgaggcgacgccgctgtcgccaacatcCTCCCCCTCGTGCGTAGCACCGACTCCTTGTAGTGGCGACTCTATGGGCGGGGCTCGTCGCTCGTTGCAGGCACCAGCAGGATCATCTTGGAGGCAGGTCTCTTAAGCAGACCGCCGCTCGTTCTGACGTCGACGGTTCGTACACGGTTGTCGGGGCCTGGGTAGGTGTGGACAACTTGCCCGTGCGGCCATGTGTTGCGTGGCAGCGTGGAGTCCACTATGAGGACGGTATCCCCACACTGCAAGTCCTCGCCAGCTGCTCTCCCGTCGATCTTCCTGGGCAGCAGCGTAGGCAGGTATTCCTTGACCCACCTACTCCAGAAGTGGTCTGCCATACGCTGCGCCACTCTCCATGTCCTTTTACCGGTCAGGTCTTCGTCTCTGTAGTCGCCGATGCTCGGAGCTCCGCAGGACCTCCCTATGAGAAAGTGGTTCGGCGTGAGTGCTTCTGACTCTCAACTCTCTTCCCTGGCGACGAGCGGTCGCGAGTTGACGACGTGCTCCGCCTCCAACAGAAGAGTGTGCAGAACTTCTTCCCTCGGGTGTCTTTCCTTCAGTGTGACCGCCAGCGCGGTCTTCACGGACCGCACCAAACGTTCCCATGCGCCTCCCATGTTCGGCGCTCCTGGCGGGATGAACTTCCATTTTATGTTCATCTGAGCGGCCCGTGACACGACGTCTGCTTCCCTTGCATTCTCGATTACCTGCTTGAGCTCCTTGTTAGCGCCGACGAAGTTAGTCCCATTGTCGCTGTAAATGACTTTGGGCATTCCTCGTCGGGCGGCCATCCTGCGCAGCGCTAACAGCATTGAGTCTGCCGTCAGTGACGCTTCTAGCTCCATGTGGACTGCTCTCGTGGTGAGGCATGTGAACAGCACACCCCACCTCTTCTCGTGACGTCGTCCTACAGTCACCGTCAtgggcccgaagtaatcgacgGCAGCACAGGTGAACGGCGGCTCTCCATGTCGTAGCCGCTCTATCGGCAGGTCTCCGGTGGGCGGTAGTCGTGGTGTACTCCGATAGACCTTGCACCACTGGCATCGGACGGCCGTCGCTCGAATGATCGATCTTAGACCTAGGATCCAGTAGCGCTGCCGCACCTCGTTCATCACCGTTGCGTGGTTACCATGCTGGAACGCCTCGTGATAGTGTTTGATCAATAATCTCGCTATCACGTGCTTCCCGTCCAGCACGATCGGTCGCTTGCAGCCTGCATCTATGTATTGCGCTGCGTCGATACGTCCGCGCAGGCGCAACAAGCCATCTTCCATCACGACGTCGAGCCGTCGCAACTTGGGGTGACGTTCGGGATCTTTTTCACCGAAGCTCTCTCCTTGGCTGCTTCTCAGTAGGATCTTCTCCGCCTTCTTCAAGTGGGGCGGATCAAGCGGCAGCCATGCTTCTGTAGGTGCTTCCGGGGTCCTTAACTTCCATGTGGATCGGGGTTGCTTCGTTCGTGTCGTCCTCCACGTGGGATCTTGCTGCTTTGATTGTCTGGACACGCAGGCGCTCTCCTTCCGGGGTCGACACAGCTCGATAAATTGGAGGACCCTGGCTGTTGCTCTCAATAACTTGACCCAGCTCGAGAATCTGTGCGGATCGGGCGTGGGTCGAGCGTCAGCGGTCCTCGCCGTGGCGACCAGGTAGGCCTCTTTCTCTTCTCCAGACGGTTCTTGCTTGAAGGTTCGCGGCTTGGGCCAGCGCGATTCATCCCACGACAGGAACTCGGGTCCATTAAACCACCGATGCGTGTGGTCGAAATCCGCCGGCGCCTCTCTAGTTGCGTCGTCTGCTGGGTTTTGCGAGCCAGGCACCCATCGCCATTCTTGGGGCTTCGTTGACTCTTCTATCTCGGCGAGTCGGTGCGCGACGAAAGGTTTGAATGTGCGTAGGTCGGTCTTTATCCATGTCAGGACTGTACTGGAGTCAGTCCAGTACGTCCTTACACCGACTGCGATGTCCAATTCGTCCGCTATCGCCTGCGCCATCCTTGTCCCCAGCAGCGCAGCTTGCAGCTCCAGCCTTGGGATGGAGACTGGTCTCAGTGGGGTCACCCTGGCTTTCCCTGCTAGAAGCGTGACGCGGTAGGTGCTCTCGTCTGTCTTCTGACGCCAATAGACTGCACACGCGTAGGCCTTCTCGCTGGCGTCGGTGAACGTGTGCAGCTCCCCCTCAGTGCTGCAGCAAGAGAAGCACCTTGCTATTCGGAGGCCTTGTAGCATGCGAAGGTTTCCACGCCACCTCGTCCTTTTCCAGGATGACGTCGTCCCAGTCGATCCCGCTCCGCCAAATGCTCTTCTCGTTTGGTCGGGGTTCGTGCTTCTATATCCTTTGGGTCTCGTGGATGTGTCTGGAATCCCATCTCGTCCGACTCGTAGAACCACCGCAGGCCCGGGGTCTTTTCTTCCTTCGACCCCAGCTTTATGTCTCCTGGGGTCACACCGCCTGCGAGGCTCACCAGAATGCAGCGCTTTTTATTGCCCGCGCGGCTTCTGGATATCGATGTCTGTAATCTTTGGCATTCTTATTTCTAATGAACAGCGCCGCGCTCGATGAACAGGCCGCTCCGAATATGACCGACGTCATTCTATACTCTTTTGGAGCGGCCTCGCGTCGATCTTCTCTATAGAGGAATCTTGGGCTGTCGCGGTCCACGTCCCTGATCCTTATCTGCAGGAACCTCTCCTTGATGTCCGCGACAACCACGACGAGCCTTTTCCGGAACCGCAACAACGCTTCGAACAGGGATTGTAGGTCCGAGCTTCGAAGCGGCCGTCATCGCGTCTCCAACCTCTGTCGTCCTCCTTCTCCAAGATGTCAAACGCCTTCGCCTCCATATCCATGCTCGGACACTTGGGTGCGACTCTATCGTGAAGTGCTCCTTCACTTGTCTGTCCAAGGCCTCTTCGCGCATCGATACATGGTCGCAGGTGAG
The sequence above is drawn from the Bombyx mori chromosome 11, ASM3026992v2 genome and encodes:
- the LOC119629079 gene encoding uncharacterized protein LOC119629079 is translated as MTSVIFGAACSSSAALFIRNKNAKDYRHRYPEAARAIKSAAFCTEGELHTFTDASEKAYACAVYWRQKTDESTYRVTLLAGKARVTPLRPVSIPRLELQAALLGTRMAQAIADELDIAVGVRTYWTDSSTVLTWIKTDLRTFKPFVAHRLAEIEESTKPQEWRWVPGSQNPADDATREAPADFDHTHRWFNGPEFLSWDESRWPKPRTFKQEPSGEEKEAYLVATARTADARPTPDPHRFSSWVKLLRATARVLQFIELCRPRKESACVSRQSKQQDPTWRTTRTKQPRSTWKLRTPEAPTEAWLPLDPPHLKKAEKILLRSSQGESFGEKDPERHPKLRRLDVVMEDGLLRLRGRIDAAQYIDAGCKRPIVLDGKHVIARLLIKHYHEAFQHGNHATVMNEVRQRYWILGLRSIIRATAVRCQWCKVYRSTPRLPPTGDLPIERLRHGEPPFTCAAVDYFGPMTVTVGRRHEKRWGVLFTCLTTRAVHMELEASLTADSMLLALRRMAARRGMPKVIYSDNGTNFVGANKELKQVIENAREADVVSRAAQMNIKWKFIPPGAPNMGGAWERLVRSVKTALAVTLKERHPREEVLHTLLLEAEHVVNSRPLVAREERRSCGAPSIGDYRDEDLTGKRTWRVAQRMADHFWSRWVKEYLPTLLPRKIDGRAAGEDLQCGDTVLIVDSTLPRNTWPHGQVVHTYPGPDNRVRTVDVRTSGGLLKRPASKMILLVPATSDEPRP